cagcccatttcagactttcatcggccttGTCTcctcaatcagatgatgagattgagtacatgtcacatgttccatactctagtgcagttggatctctcatgtatgctatggtttgttcacgtccaggtttatcatatgcagtcagtgcagttagtagATATATGGCAAATCCCGACAAATAACATTGAAAAGCAGTTCAGCGGatttttaagatacttacgaggcactactgatgtttgcttacagtttggaagaactaaagatggagttatagggtatgttgatgctgattttactggagaccttgatagaagaagatctctcacaggttacgtctttacaatcggaggttgtgcaattagtaggaaagccactttgcaaactacagtcgctttgtctaccactgaagctgaatacatggcgattactgaggcttgtaaagaagctatttggttgaagggactatttagtgaactcaatgaagaccttcaaatcagcacagtattttgtgacagtcagagtgccatctttcttacaaaagatcaaatgtttcatgagagaacaaaacacattgatattcggtatcattttgtttgtgatattattgctcgtggtgatattgttgtgagcaaaattagtactcatgaaaatcctgcagatatgatgactaagtcacttcctataaccaagtttgagcattgcttagacttggttggtgttcattgtaaaagttaaacccttaaggggttttatggaagaggtggagaacttgtttattgaaagttcgcgatgaaaaacttgttcattaagaatttgtgtcaaggtggagattgttagaattaagtgacccaaattcttatttaaataaaatacgatggaaaataaaataaaagtaaaatccatatagaactagacttcttttattttattttcagaataaagtttttaaaccttattaaactccatctattttatattgattaggataaggtgtttcaatcctactagaatatggctttgcaagcctataaatagacatagtctattcctcttgtatttgattcaaatttttcgacatagtgaattttcttctcctctgcccgtggtttttttcccgaaagggtttccacgtaaaatttgtgtgtttttattttattttatttattttattttattttttcacagtAAATGTGTAGCTATGccttttatgagttttgtgaTAGTAGGGGCAACCATTCAAGATTATGCAAACATGATAGTAGGTGCAATCATTTGATATAGTTGTTCGAGATTACACAAGGTGTAACTGTTTAGGATATGCAAATATGATAGTAGGTGCAATTGTTCGGTATTGTTCGAGACTACATAAATATAAGGAGAGGTGCTACCATTCATGGCAAAGCTGTTCAGAATCACGCAAAGTGATAAAGGTGTCATTATTCACGGCAAAATCGTTAAGATTACGCAAAATCGAGGAAAGATGCCACCATTCACGATGAAACCATTTGAAATTACATGAGTGATGAATGGGGCCACCGTTCATGGTGGAGCAGTTTGAGATTACAAAAATTACAGGAGAGGTGCCACCGTCCACAGCGAAGCCGTTCAAAATTACACAAAGTGATGAAAGGTTCCATTGTTCACATCGACACTGCTCAGAATTATGCAAATTTGAGGAAAGGTGCTATCATTCATGGTGAAGCCATTTAGAATTATGCAAAGTGATGAATGGTGCCATCGTTTACGACAATGTCATTCGAGATTATGCAAATTCAAGTTAATAATTACAATAGGGGTTCCAATGTTGGATAAGCCCTTCAAAaactaatatatacatatatagcttgcataaaagaaacaaatatagAAGGGTGAAGCCTGAATTGTTGATAACGAGGTAgggatatttatataaaatatacacGTTCCACATGCGGGGCTtacttttcaaaaaatatttttaattttgggatAATCTTAATCaccaaaatttaagaaaaataaaataagttaaatacaCAATTTGTATTAGatatcataattattaaattttatttttactaaattaatatttagatattaCTTTGTATTAGTTTACggaattaaactaaaaatattactaaatttatcattaaaaattataaatcctctaaaaaaattaaaaagaaaaactttaaaaaactttaggtgccaaatataaatttattcttttttaacattaattatagcattaaaaaaataaaatttcaaaattcaaagtaCCTAAAAGAAATATGACAAAGCACCAAGTGAGGGATGTGAGTTCTCAAATATTGTTGATACACAAAATGTATTTTGTGGCGAGGGCTCATATATATTGCTCCTTAAACGGTGCCACATATGAAGCCAAAATAATACTTGCTTTGATGTAGGAGTTCTGTTCCATCACTAGCCACACGTTTTTCCCCACTTAGGTCATACAAcatgctttaattattatttaatcaaatgcTTTGATAAAATTTGGTTTCAAAGTATAGTGCTTTTTACACTTagctattttaattattttaattaaataaaagaattatattaaatattaaatacaaataaaataaatatcattttataatatttataactgTCTTTCTTCATCTTCATCCTCTTGCCCTCCCTCTTCCATCCCTTAGCCATAGGAACCCTCCACAACTTCATCACCTTTCTCATTCCCAATTTTCGGTTCCTGTTAGCAGGTTGCAATGATATTACATTGCTTAAAAAGAAAATcttatgagaaaattttaagtgCTAAGAACATTGGGTTAAGCCTATTTATTAGGTATTTATACATCATGTCGAAAAGATAGACATTTGGACTATTATTTTATGGATAATTATCTTATACATTGTTaatagagtaaaaaaaaaaattcacaagcGGGTTTGGATTGATACCATTTGTTTTTAGAGTTAGTATTTGATACATTAatagtgtattttttttttattttacaaacaaCTTTCAAAAATCGTCATGtcatctattttttaatattttactatatatttatAGGATATTTTTCAACCACTAaccttatttatattttatcaaaataaaataatttaaaaagatatttagCATTATCTTAAATTCACTTGTGAAGAGTCTTAAACTAAGGATTTGAGTGATAGAATTAGTCAAAATCGATAATTTGCCGGCTCGACATTGCCTTCTCTTGCTAGTTGAAGTGTTGAGGCGTAATAATATTTGGTATGGTAAGATTGGAGGGTTCTTTTACAATTCAAGGAAGGGAGGTTTATAGTATGAAGATCTTTTGTGTAATGTTTGTTGCTTATGTTGGGTATGCTgaggttgatatatatatatatatatatatattttttttttgcttgtgacatttcttttttaaaatttttaagtatatttattTGCTGCATATTTTGATTgtcttgaattttttataattgtttatggAACGCTTGTATCTCattaattaagatttttttcCTTTCACATAACACAGTGATTCAAATTAACAGAAGATGTAGTGAAGATGTAGTGAGGGATGTAACAACATTCAAAATAAGTTCCTGCCAATATTCTACCTTTCCTTGCGTACGATTGGTGGAATCAAATTGAGAGGtgttcctttcttcttctttttttcccttagGGCAGgattttaattaaagtttttgctttcttttttgtTAGTCAATTTTTCATGGTAAGATTTTGTTAGTCAAATATACAATTTTCCCCAACAATACTAAGGCAGTCACAATGGCCATTTTCTCTTTGCCTCAGTATCAATAAATCATTTGCATTTAACTTCAAAACCAAGAAGTCTATGAAATGCTCCATTATTTTAAACATGAACTATCTACTAATAGGCAATTAAATGTTTCAAACACTAAACAATTGAACTATctacttttcaatttcatcaGACCATTCCAAATATCTCCTTCACTCGTCTAACTTCAATAGGACAATAAAAACAAGTTCTTCATTTCCTTCCATTTACTTTGAACCAATCTTGGAGTCCTCAAAAATTGAAAATcccttaatatttatttttaacactAACGTCCCATAGGAATGGAAATTAAGCTTCACTGATATCAACATTGCAAGAAGTTGGGATAGAATTGTATTCACTTCTACAATAACCAAAAACCAATTAAACATTTTTATCTAAGACAATGGAAAAAATATACAAAGTTTCATAACTTACCTTGGCTGTTGACGCCTGCCACATGTGTGCTTTGTATGACATTTGCAATTGCAAAATGAACATGTTTTGCTCTTTTTGTTACTTTCCTCAATGCTACTTGTTTTTCTTAATGAAGTAGGATGTCCTTTGGTGACAGCATGTACAGGATCTCGCAAAATTATATCGTCTTCAATAATTATGGAATCATCAATAGAAATTGACTTCTTAGCTTcatcaatttcatcaatgacTAAATTATCCAATTTATCGAACAAGCTTTTGATACCACGGATTGCAAGATCGTACGCTTTTTCAAAAAGTCCTATAGAGTGTATTATAACACTATTAAATCACAAACTAGATGGCTCACTCACTTTATCAACAATCACGTTctgtattttttattctttatgaaAACCATTAACACATGTCAACATAAAATTCTTATGAATTCAAACTTGTGACAATTACAAACACTTGTTTAATGATACGTAAACGGTTATTATGTACATTGACTTTTCCTTGTTAAACCCATGCACCTTGTATACTTTTGAACCATCACTAACACCAACTCGATCAATAACATACTCTTGAGCATGAACTAACTCATCTTGAAACATCTAAATAACTTTTCGAGTGTATACTTGAGAGGCCTCCGCTCCCATAGGATATAATGTTATCAAAATCGGTTATGAGTTCATAGTCTTGAAATTTGTACTCACTGAAGTACTAACATTGACCTAATCCCTGAAGAACTTATTCAAGCTTTCAGTTCTTTGAGTTGTTGGCATCCCAGCACGAAATGTGTTACGTTAAAAACCTGGTACCCACTTCTCATGGATAGAGTAAATTTTTTCCAACCATGAAATATTATGTAAATTATATGTTGGAATAATTCTGATCCAAGCATAGTCAAATTCATCCGGTGTAAATGTATTATGAATGCAACTATCGAACTCCTTAAAATCAACATTCTAAtgataaccatgactcaaaatttgagaaaatttcttCTCAATATGCCACATGCAAAAATGGTGGGCAGTATGAGACAACTTTTGCAACTGCATTTGTAATTGCAGCATCATGGTCCGTGATGATTATTGATGGTGGGCATCCATGCATAGCTTCGAGCCAAGTCTTTAATAACCAAATGAATGTTTTTTCAATTTCATCTCATAATAAAGCACACCCAAATAAAATAGGTTGATAATGATGATTTACCCAGCAAAGGGAACAAACAACATCCTATTCGTTAAATAAGTAGGATAAAATGCTACCACATCACCAAAATGCTTATAAGTCATTCTAGATCTTGCATCTGCCCAAAAACAATTTGCAAGGCAACCATCAACATCGGTTTGAATAGCTTAGAAAAGACCCGGATTTTTTGATTGACAGTTATGAAAATAATCTAACATGATTTGAGCATCTCCTTTCTCCAATTGCATTTTTCTTTTACGACTTAAATTATCAAAAACATCACGGTCAGTCATATTAAGATTATCAAGCCCAAAAACATCACGGTCAGTCATATTAAGATTATCAAGCCCACCGGATTCATGAGATAGAACAGAAACTATCTTACTTGGATGAATACCAAACTCATCAAGAATATGCATgagatcttttttattttttgttattgttgaatGGTTAGTGTGTCTGTCTTCTAAAGGGTGTTAAATTCTCTATTTATATGATGCGATTTTTATTCTTAAATGTGACATCCTAAGTATGTCAATACGTActctattataaaattaatacgTGTTCTCAATATGGGGATGCGCCTACATGATGGTGCGAACCCATCCCGTGCTAGTTCACAAGAGGATCCTAACTCATCACGTACAAACTCCCATATGCGAACTATGTAGGCCACAAGTCGGTCCTAGTTAGATAATTGAGTAACGGATCGGTAATAACAAACACCATAACAGTgttctatataaataaataaattttgtgcTATTTGGCGAAACTAGTACATGGTTGTGTTCTGCATGAAATCGAGAAATAACCCATTTTCCTTCTTTCTTGGATATTAGAATCATTTCCTTACAACCTTCTCTTGTTTCTTCCGATGTTGCATGAACTCTATCTTCTCTctcaaagtaaattttttttttccctcACAACTTTCGAACAAACAAATTCTTGAGCAGTCATTTCTTTACTTGTTCTTGatccaaaaatctgatttttACATATGCCAAAACCTTTGACTCTCACATAGCTATTATAACATTGTTGGGTATGACTCAAATTTCATACTAACATATGGTGTTGATGAAtggagataaaaataaatttatgagaaattaaaggAAGTTTCAAAGCATGTATCAAGGCCACTTTTTTAAGGTTTTATTACCTCCAACTTTGTTATGGTGTGCAAAAGAGTTATTGACAAATAAACTTCGAGAATATAATGAAATTCAATGACTGTTGACATTTTGTACTGACGGAAACAATCCACAACAATCTTAATTTCTATAATGAATTTTTgtagtaattttttataaaacaatctaggaatataaaagatggtagaaaaatataaagaaacttttGATGTATTTTCTAGTGTATCCTGCAAATAAAATTTCACTCCTATTTATAGAGGTCCCATATCTCTTTATAAGGATATAATTACCTAAATGAATAGTCATATCTTTAGCCATAAACATAATTATTCTTTTTGGTTAATTTGCAATTATtgaaacattatatatattttgaaaatattctaACATATGATTCTGGTATAACTTcaactgttcatcttcttcaattttatTTGTTTCCATCAAATCTTGTACAAAATTGTTGTACGttttaatccttaaataataacataattatttaaaTCACATGACAAGAGGCACTTCTTTAAAGTGAAAAGAAACAATATTACCTTATCACACAATatgaaatattcaaattaaaagcaTGTAGTCTGTAACTCCTATTTAGCTCTACCTAGTAGTTATTATTAACCTAGAATAAATTCCTCATTTAACTTGATAATCATGGCTGTAACAAATACAGTAAAACTAACAATATGCTACAAACCCTTACAAGGGAAGATGAGTAGATGACACAACATGCTACCAGCATCCATGTCAACAAGGTAACGGTAATTTAGTCtgataacataatatatataagaaCCTCCTTAATTCTAGTTATGACAAATATTTAAACCCTACATcgtgtatataaataaaaacatatatatatatagagagagagagagagagaaaatcaagtttgattgtatatatatagagagaggaTTAAAAGAACGAAAAAAGAAGCTGATTGAAAGAACAAGAATCAGAAAGTTTTTGGTCTGACTTTTGAGTGAAAACTCTATTCGTGAGTTGGTAGTATTTTAGGGTAGAAAACCTTTAATTTACTTTGACTTTCTCATTAACCTTTTTTTCAACCGTCGATATTAGTGTTTcactcaaatttttttaatacgCCAAATGACACTCAAAGAGACATGTTAAAAGACTCCATTACTTGTTTATGGAATAATAACCCTATATTAATTAATTGGATCTTGATCGAATAACAGTCATATacccatttttattaatttttaaattttaaatttaaaaaaaaaatcaaatccattGAACCAACAACAATACGATCATTGattcgattttaaaaaaaaaagaaaaattcttcCCAACAGACTAAGTCTGTCCTTTTGGAACTTGGCaaggaaaaaaatcattttcataactatttaTGTATTCTCATCCtcaaaaaaattggaaaaattaaaCCGAAAATAAATATCTGGATGGATTTATTGGGTTGAGACCATGGTGTTCATACAGTTGAATCACTCCAGGCTCCCATTTGAAGGGCGTGGAATTTAGTGAAATAGAATTTACTCGACTAACGTTGTATTAAAATCTTTGAAGCAGTGGTTAAAATGAGTTTGGTCAACTGCTCTAGGATGCATTAGTAAGCAAGTTTCCTCAATTAGTTGATGCATACTTTATTGAATCCACTCATGAACAAGCATGATAAAAGAATGCGAAAAATTCACCAAAATCATGCACATAACATCATTAGGCAACTACCTTTAGATTCAAGTAAGATTGGACATTCCATGATGACttggataataaaataaatctagGAATTACCTAAAAAGCTCAAAGTAGTTGTATCTTTTAACAGACAGCACAATGAAAGCAATTGAAACAGACAAATTGAATACCAGAGATACAGAGACTTCTTTTCTTAACGATAAAGACATGTTGACAGACTGTCGACTAAAGCCTAAGTCACATTCATATTTACAACCACAACCAAAATTGTGGATCATATTTAACCATCACTTCAGATTTCCATCTAAGTTCTTCAACTACTAATTCATCACAATGATTCCGAATTCATCATACTATATATAACACATGACATCAACCTAACACTATCCACCTCAAAGGTTCCACTTGACAACAAAttggaaaattaaaaagaaattgacCGATATTCAACCAAACAAAAATCAAGGATAATCTTTGTTTTTCCCTCTTTTTCCCCCCTTCCACAGCAAGGGTACTTACTGCTCTTTGATTCATTCATTTCCATTAGACTTGTACTCAATTGCCTAATTGCAATGAACCAtctctcatcaacttcaagcttAGACTGTTGAATCTTTCGCGTGAATATTGTCTGGATGCTTTTCTCCAATCAGTACCAGCTTTCATCATTGCAACAAACTCCTCGTAACTTATGCGCCCATCCTACAACATAAAAGAATAAGCTTTAACTTCCAATTAAATGGGATTAACGATTTGGAGATGTTTTGGTTCAAGTGGTTTTGAGATGATTGTCACCTTGTCAGTATCAACATCATGCATAATGGCATTGATAACTTCCTCACTGGTATCAACTTCATCGTTTAAGGAATCTCGCAGATCTTCTATCTCTAGGAAACCACTTTGATTTAGATCAAAGAAGGCAAAAGCTTTATGCAAGTGCTCATCGTTCGCCATTTTCCTGAGGTGAACTGAAACTGCTACAAACTCCCCATAATTCAGAGTTCCATCACCATCAACATCAGCCTGTTAAAAGCAGATTGCAGTTATTACATTGATGAAACtagaagttttaaatatgaaaCGTTATAGGACATGATATGGTCTGTGTAAACAGACTTTATGCAACAGAATGAAGGAGCGGAATATAGAGTTCATGCAAGAACTGTCCCCCAAAAGGAGAAGAATCCAACGGAACAGTAGAGCATGTAGGAGCCTACTTTCAATCATCCTCCAATCCCACAACCACACATACCGGTTGCATTAGTCATAAGTTCTTAGATAGGCAGGGATCAGAAATAAAATACAAGGGTCATATAATCTTACAGCTTCCACTAGGATCTGCAAATCTGCATCAGGAATCTGTTGGCCAAGCTTTTGCAACCCCATCCGAAGCTCCTCAAGGTTTATTTTACCTCGTTTTCCAGTGTCCATAACATCAAAAGCCTCTTTTATGCCAGCTACTTCCTCAACTGACAAATGCTCAGCAATCACCTGGAAATCAAATTAATTACAGTACAGTCATTAAATGTAGAAACTATAGGTCCATGCAACTTAAAAGCATGAAAACTACAACAGCTATTTGGATTATTACCCTTAGTGCTCTCTTCTTCAGCTTGTTCATTACAGAAAATTGTTTGAGCCTAGCTTTCACAGTCTCACCCAATGGAACATTGGGTGCTTTCTTGGCATTTTGTAGCCATGGATGTTCTGCATACAATAGATGGGATGATTTTTCatgcatataaaatatatatcaaCATATAAAGCATGTAACATTTATAGAAGGTTACCAAGCACTTCCAGTGCTGTAAGACGCTGCTTTGGATCAGGATTAAGCATTTTCTTTACAAGGTCCTTTGCATTATCTGAAACCTTAGGCCATGGGTCCCTCTTAAAGTCAATAACAGAGCGAATAATTGCTTGTGCCACCCCCTGCTCAGTCTCTGTATGCAAACACGAGAAATGTAGTTTATATCTATTTTTCTAAAAGTAAAAGAGCAGATAGTGAACCGTATGCAAAAGAATACATCAAACTCCTGATACATAATATTaaagataatttaaaatttttttctttatatctCTCTTTTCTTTATCCGTACTCTGGATGCACACATTGTCTCTATATCTATCTCAAGATATAACCTTCATGATCTCATAGAAAGACAAACCTGCCCAGAATGGTGGCACACCACAAAGTAAAATATAGAGGATAACTCCAGCGCTCCAGACATCAACCTCTGGACCATAATTACGTTTAAGAACCTCTGGAGCCATGTAATATGGGCTTCCCACAATCTCATTGAATCGTTCACCTGTTAAAAGAGAGCATTCTTGAGCTGCTTGAGCATAAATATAAAAAGGAGATAACTGAAGCAGTCCTAAATTAATTTCCACCAAAGATTGGAAAAGTACAAAAACACTTATAACGTTGAGATAGCCAATAGTTAATATGCAATACCAGGTTTAAAGAAGACTGACAACCCAAAATCAATTGCCTTCAATGGCGCATTTTCCTTCTTATTTCCAAACAGAAAATTCTCTGGTTTGAGATCACGATGCATTACTCCATGTTTATGACACATCTGCAACATAAATGTAATACAACCAGTTATTTATCTTCACCTGAAATAAAAGTACCATTATCCAGACAGAGAAAAGTGTGTGCAATTGCATACCAATAAGGGGAAACCAGAAAAGAAGTTGAAGTACATATAAGAGTTCATTTCTTTATTATCTACCTTGAACTattaaaaattatctttttcTCACAAATAACTGTTAAGCAATCAGAAGGAATGCGTGGACTTGTACACATATGTGGCTTTTATATGAAATGACAAGATTCAATCTACCAAATGGGTTATCAAGTACAAAACATAACATCAAAAAGATAGATTATACACCAAACCACCTAAAATGAACCAAATAAATGGATTGAGTATATAATTTCACTTCAAAGAGGCCCATTTATCATTGAAAACATatttagaaactaaattgaaaaacTAGACCTGGGGTTCCTGTAATGTTAAAAGTCTTAAACTCGTTTTACAGCAAACATATGAAAAATCAATGTTACCAAGAAAGCAGATCATTCCCATATGAGGAACAGAAACTAGAACACAATTCGCTACCTCTGTAATACCTCATTCAATAGGGGTAGTTTTCTCCAGTTCGCTTAGTAGAAACGATATACAATTTATTGGAATGTGTGAACTTTTTTTTGTAAACCTATGTATGTTTACATAAATATAATCCTAAAAACAAGTTTTGAAGTTTGTAAATTGTTTGCTTTACACAATAATTTTATAATGAGCTATATGCCAATGGGATATTAGTTTTACTGAATTGGATCACTAGTATTTCCTAACTGACCTCACGTAAGACCATACATAGAATGCAAGACTATGCCAATTCAACAACATATATATAGTTCAGAATTCAACCTGAACAACTTCGACAATCGTCCTCATAACCACTGCAGCAGCCCGTTCAGTGTAGTGTCCCCTTGCAACAATCCTGTCAAACAACTCTCCTCCCTCACACAGTTCCATTACAATATGAACAGCATCATCATCCTCATAAGTATCCTTCAATGTCACGATATTAGTATGCTTGGGCAAATGCTTCATAATCTCTACCTCCCTCCTCACATCCTCAATATCCACAGCAGTCCTGAGTTTCTTCTTGGATATCGATTTACAAGCATATTTCTCACCTGTGTTCACATCGGTGCACAGATATGTTACCCCGAATTCACCACGCCCCAGCTCACGACCCAGATCATATTGAGATGAAATATCTTGACCAGTGAGTTCCTTCAAAACCCTTAGCTTGAAGGTAGTAGCAGATCCATTGGAGACAGCATATTCATCTCCATAAAATGGGTTCGCTTTGTTCTTTTTTTGCCCTTTCTTGTTCTTCTCAACAGGAGAACCAGGAGTCGCACAGCAATTTCCCATGAATCAAAATCAAGGCAACGGCTCTCAACTATTTTCGAAATTTCCTGAAATTTCATGAAAACTCCCGTAAGCTAAACGGACGAAATAAGGAACCAAATTCAGATTCTTAAGAGGTAACCATAGATAGCCAAAGTCAAAAGCTTAGATCCACAGCATAAggtaatttcgaattgaatttttctgcaaaagtaaaaattaaagaaaCTCCAAAAGTTGGAAGATTGGAACTATGAAAGGTATTTCACATACAAAAACCAACCcagaaaacagaaaaataaaattatcaactaAGTCCAAACAACCCTCTCCAACAAGAAAAAAGAAGTCCCAGAAAATCTGTCAAAAAAGGGGATCAACTAAAAC
This window of the Gossypium hirsutum isolate 1008001.06 chromosome A09, Gossypium_hirsutum_v2.1, whole genome shotgun sequence genome carries:
- the LOC107889332 gene encoding calcium-dependent protein kinase 7 → MGNCCATPGSPVEKNKKGQKKNKANPFYGDEYAVSNGSATTFKLRVLKELTGQDISSQYDLGRELGRGEFGVTYLCTDVNTGEKYACKSISKKKLRTAVDIEDVRREVEIMKHLPKHTNIVTLKDTYEDDDAVHIVMELCEGGELFDRIVARGHYTERAAAVVMRTIVEVVQMCHKHGVMHRDLKPENFLFGNKKENAPLKAIDFGLSVFFKPGERFNEIVGSPYYMAPEVLKRNYGPEVDVWSAGVILYILLCGVPPFWAETEQGVAQAIIRSVIDFKRDPWPKVSDNAKDLVKKMLNPDPKQRLTALEVLEHPWLQNAKKAPNVPLGETVKARLKQFSVMNKLKKRALRVIAEHLSVEEVAGIKEAFDVMDTGKRGKINLEELRMGLQKLGQQIPDADLQILVEAADVDGDGTLNYGEFVAVSVHLRKMANDEHLHKAFAFFDLNQSGFLEIEDLRDSLNDEVDTSEEVINAIMHDVDTDKDGRISYEEFVAMMKAGTDWRKASRQYSRERFNSLSLKLMRDGSLQLGN